In Candidatus Methylomirabilis lanthanidiphila, the following proteins share a genomic window:
- a CDS encoding Glycosyl transferase, group 1, with the protein MRICIINRLMGIRRGGGEYFDLNVAQWLTRRGHDVHLVTGRKVSGIPKPVSGFKVTYIATPYLADIHYRFNRNGAGHIARRLAGYAWLYDGQLFERKVFTMIARGAIPDAEIYQLCGRFRLAARLSQELAKAAVCWWPGPPTLDDETKKKIQCYAGNFARGDTMPILLQIAPQAQNIPPGVDLGLFRPRTKQSVREELRVDQAATVILFVGRLIPIKNLHVLIDAFAKAVSVNRALQLVLIGDGTERSALEHSARAHGVNDSVVFCGQLEGERLAKWYSAADIFVIPSRYESFSIVTLEAMASGLPIIASNVGHLPMLVKPGRNGVLFPSESTDALSAAIRELAGDPFRAKAMGCEGRAFVEANFGWERVGRLIEQYYESVVCNRSFAS; encoded by the coding sequence ATGAGGATCTGTATTATCAACAGGCTGATGGGAATCCGCAGGGGCGGCGGCGAGTATTTTGATCTAAACGTCGCTCAGTGGCTCACCAGGCGGGGACATGATGTTCACCTCGTGACGGGACGCAAAGTCAGTGGCATACCTAAGCCGGTAAGCGGCTTTAAGGTGACCTATATTGCGACGCCTTACCTGGCTGACATCCACTATCGCTTTAACCGGAACGGTGCCGGACATATCGCACGCCGTCTGGCTGGATACGCATGGCTTTACGACGGGCAATTGTTTGAACGTAAGGTGTTCACCATGATTGCGCGGGGAGCTATTCCGGATGCCGAGATATATCAGTTGTGCGGTCGCTTTCGACTTGCGGCACGGTTATCCCAGGAGTTAGCCAAGGCGGCGGTATGCTGGTGGCCGGGGCCACCGACATTGGATGATGAAACGAAGAAGAAGATACAATGTTATGCCGGCAATTTTGCCAGAGGCGACACGATGCCGATCCTGTTGCAGATCGCGCCGCAGGCGCAAAACATTCCTCCTGGTGTTGACCTTGGTCTGTTTCGTCCCCGTACGAAGCAATCGGTTAGAGAGGAGCTACGCGTGGATCAGGCAGCAACGGTCATTTTGTTTGTCGGCCGTTTAATACCCATCAAGAATCTCCACGTACTCATAGATGCCTTTGCAAAGGCCGTATCTGTAAATCGGGCACTTCAGTTGGTATTAATTGGTGATGGAACTGAGCGGAGTGCGCTTGAGCACTCCGCACGGGCGCACGGGGTAAATGACTCAGTTGTATTCTGCGGGCAACTCGAAGGGGAGCGACTTGCAAAATGGTACTCTGCGGCTGATATATTCGTCATTCCCAGTCGGTACGAATCGTTCAGTATAGTGACATTAGAGGCCATGGCGAGCGGCCTTCCGATAATCGCCAGTAACGTCGGACATCTGCCAATGCTGGTCAAACCGGGGCGTAACGGTGTGCTGTTCCCGTCCGAGAGTACAGATGCGTTGTCGGCGGCAATACGTGAACTGGCTGGCGACCCATTCCGCGCTAAGGCAATGGGCTGTGAAGGCCGTGCGTTTGTTGAAGCCAATTTTGGCTGGGAGCGGGTCGGCCGACTAATTGAACAGTACTATGAAAGTGTTGTCTGTAACCGCTCTTTTGCCTCATGA
- a CDS encoding Glycosyl transferase, group 1 codes for MTASILMFCPQFRPIVGGAERQAEKLGKALAQRGVRVTVLTPQLVADTAKHEENAGVVIHRFPLFDLCSRLPGVPSMGPLNLLLIRAQVLRAMNRYLDGIDVVHLHIAAPMTAFAMRGARTKGIPVLCKVANAGPPDDLHRLNEVGIGGNWLRRLMIRDLDCWIATTQAVRRSLLDWGVAANRITMIPNGVDTDGGSVPRRRISGARRFLYLGRLSTGIQRDVPTLVRAFDRLADQLPDAELALVGDGNRFQETADVIAQCHNRGCIQMPGLQKPDPWLQWADCFVLPSRREGLSNALLEAMAHSLPCIANDIPPNREVLDDGRAGILVPMGDEDRLYLEMMRMATESDHAHALGYAGLERVRKCYSIEGVADRYIELYGDLTKSRCQ; via the coding sequence ATGACCGCTTCGATTTTGATGTTCTGCCCTCAGTTCCGGCCTATCGTTGGCGGGGCTGAGCGGCAGGCGGAAAAACTTGGCAAGGCACTGGCGCAAAGGGGCGTTCGGGTGACGGTGCTCACTCCGCAACTCGTAGCCGATACCGCGAAGCACGAAGAGAACGCGGGTGTAGTGATTCACCGTTTCCCGTTGTTTGACCTGTGTAGCCGTTTGCCCGGAGTACCCAGCATGGGACCGCTGAATCTCCTGTTGATTCGCGCCCAGGTGCTCCGAGCGATGAATCGCTATCTGGACGGTATTGATGTAGTGCATTTGCATATTGCTGCACCGATGACCGCCTTTGCCATGCGGGGTGCGAGGACAAAAGGTATTCCGGTGTTATGCAAGGTGGCCAATGCGGGCCCTCCAGACGATCTGCACAGGCTCAACGAAGTGGGAATTGGCGGCAATTGGCTGCGACGTTTAATGATAAGGGACCTCGACTGCTGGATAGCGACCACCCAGGCGGTTCGGCGGTCCCTGCTCGACTGGGGCGTTGCAGCTAATAGGATCACGATGATCCCAAATGGAGTGGATACAGACGGCGGTTCTGTGCCAAGGCGGAGAATTAGCGGCGCACGACGCTTTCTTTATCTGGGACGTCTGTCTACCGGAATTCAAAGAGATGTTCCCACGCTCGTTCGAGCGTTTGACCGGTTGGCCGATCAGCTCCCCGACGCTGAACTGGCCCTCGTCGGCGATGGCAATCGTTTTCAAGAGACGGCCGATGTGATTGCGCAGTGTCACAACCGCGGCTGCATCCAGATGCCGGGACTACAAAAACCGGATCCCTGGCTGCAATGGGCCGATTGTTTTGTCTTACCGTCGAGACGTGAAGGGCTTTCGAATGCGTTGCTGGAGGCGATGGCTCATAGCTTGCCCTGTATTGCCAACGACATTCCGCCGAATCGGGAAGTGCTGGATGATGGCCGAGCGGGCATTCTGGTGCCGATGGGCGATGAAGACCGGCTGTATCTCGAAATGATGCGAATGGCGACGGAATCTGACCACGCACATGCGCTGGGGTACGCGGGGTTAGAGCGAGTGCGGAAATGCTATTCCATCGAGGGAGTTGCAGACCGGTACATTGAGCTGTACGGCGATCTGACGAAGTCACGATGCCAGTGA
- a CDS encoding Methyltransferase domain protein produces the protein MSAAIAPVFGEVYWVNPGFEALNVGEKRGISNVRRICAAAPHLPFPKDYFDAVMSIFVIEHIPQSEVRSYFEAIRKILKPNGVFLIATDTFWFDKYTAPLWKTLGNVLQGRFKIARHRSNTMHVNLMVPSELRRILKHESFHIEEEDLFWLLGRTRRLMPKWFAERFVTSVFVFKCRLHK, from the coding sequence ATGTCCGCCGCCATAGCCCCGGTGTTCGGCGAGGTGTATTGGGTGAACCCAGGCTTCGAAGCGTTAAATGTAGGCGAAAAAAGGGGCATTTCGAACGTAAGGAGAATTTGCGCTGCCGCCCCACATTTGCCGTTTCCCAAAGATTACTTCGATGCAGTAATGAGCATATTCGTTATAGAACACATACCTCAGAGTGAGGTGCGTTCATATTTTGAAGCGATTCGCAAGATATTAAAGCCGAATGGGGTGTTTCTGATCGCAACTGATACCTTCTGGTTTGATAAGTACACGGCGCCATTGTGGAAAACACTGGGTAATGTATTACAAGGACGTTTTAAGATTGCCCGGCACCGATCCAACACCATGCATGTCAACCTGATGGTTCCTTCTGAATTGCGGAGAATACTCAAGCATGAAAGTTTTCACATTGAAGAAGAGGATTTGTTTTGGTTGCTTGGAAGGACCAGGCGACTGATGCCGAAGTGGTTCGCCGAGCGTTTTGTGACATCGGTGTTTGTTTTCAAATGTAGGCTCCATAAATGA